The following proteins are encoded in a genomic region of Enterocloster clostridioformis:
- a CDS encoding DUF305 domain-containing protein, with translation MNKNMRTWVIGICVALVIIVAVAAAFANNRSGTDNGQASESQTESTAGSAAPQADTETGSREQASSDSGNAAGHSGHNGHMNTSGDDLSRYLTEQDSIMMNMMEDMVIREKSGNASLDFLRGMIPHHEAAIKMSESYLSYQGKSDELKTIAQDIITAQKDELKQMNELVKSYEKDGKKDQTKEDAYLEQYSKMFADDSMSRHMDASGADSLDQAFAEGMIMHHQMAVDMARDILEYTDYEEIRTMAQNIIDVQEKEIARMEKIVKGQQESQPE, from the coding sequence ATAAACAAAAATATGCGCACATGGGTCATCGGCATCTGCGTGGCCCTGGTCATTATCGTGGCCGTGGCAGCCGCCTTTGCCAACAACCGCAGCGGCACTGATAACGGACAGGCCTCTGAAAGCCAGACAGAAAGCACCGCCGGGTCCGCGGCGCCACAGGCGGACACAGAAACGGGCTCCCGGGAACAGGCATCCTCAGATTCCGGCAATGCCGCCGGCCACAGCGGACATAACGGGCATATGAATACATCCGGAGACGACCTGAGCCGTTACCTGACCGAACAGGATTCCATCATGATGAATATGATGGAGGATATGGTCATCCGGGAGAAATCAGGAAATGCCTCCCTGGACTTTCTGCGGGGCATGATTCCCCACCACGAGGCAGCCATCAAGATGTCTGAGAGCTATCTGAGCTACCAGGGGAAAAGCGATGAACTGAAAACCATTGCCCAGGATATCATAACCGCCCAGAAGGACGAACTCAAACAGATGAACGAGCTGGTTAAATCGTATGAAAAGGACGGAAAAAAGGACCAGACAAAGGAGGACGCTTATCTGGAGCAGTACAGCAAAATGTTTGCCGATGACTCCATGTCCCGCCACATGGATGCCTCCGGAGCGGACAGCCTGGACCAGGCCTTTGCCGAGGGTATGATCATGCATCATCAGATGGCTGTGGATATGGCCAGGGATATTCTGGAATATACAGACTATGAAGAGATACGCACCATGGCCCAGAATATTATTGATGTGCAGGAGAAGGAAATTGCCCGGATGGAAAAGATTGTGAAGGGACAGCAGGAATCCCAGCCGGAATAA
- a CDS encoding DNA adenine methylase, translating to MTEISAQPFVKWAGGKRQLLGQIKASLPKHFNGYMEPFVGGGAVYFDLQPEKSIINDINESLINAYLQIKISPEEFADAISEYDKRIADGGKEYYYKVREFYNDKMMRAEYDMELAVLFVFLNKHCFNGLYRVNARGLFNVPYNNSVRESCSKESILAVSRSLQKVNIMKGDFQSACDLAKKDDFVFIDSPYAPLNPTSFESYTKEGFDIESHRRLAAVFRELTERGCYCMLTNHNTDFINQLYADFNKVVVDVKRMINSDGKNRVGQEIIITNY from the coding sequence ATGACGGAAATCAGTGCACAGCCATTTGTGAAATGGGCGGGCGGCAAAAGACAATTACTTGGACAGATAAAAGCGAGCCTGCCAAAACATTTTAATGGATATATGGAGCCGTTTGTGGGCGGCGGTGCAGTATATTTTGATTTACAGCCGGAAAAATCCATTATTAATGATATAAACGAATCATTGATTAATGCTTACCTGCAGATAAAAATTTCACCAGAAGAATTTGCCGATGCCATTTCAGAGTATGATAAACGAATCGCGGATGGCGGAAAAGAGTATTATTATAAAGTCCGGGAATTCTATAATGATAAAATGATGCGGGCGGAATACGATATGGAATTAGCTGTTCTGTTCGTGTTCCTCAACAAGCACTGCTTTAACGGTCTTTACAGAGTAAACGCAAGAGGTCTGTTTAATGTACCGTATAATAACAGTGTGAGAGAATCGTGCAGTAAAGAAAGCATTTTGGCTGTATCGCGGAGCCTTCAGAAGGTGAATATTATGAAAGGCGATTTTCAGAGTGCCTGTGATTTGGCTAAGAAGGATGATTTTGTTTTTATAGACAGTCCCTACGCTCCTTTGAATCCAACATCCTTTGAGTCTTACACAAAGGAGGGATTTGATATCGAGAGCCACAGACGTCTGGCTGCCGTGTTCAGAGAACTTACAGAACGGGGATGTTACTGTATGCTGACAAATCACAATACAGATTTTATCAATCAGTTATATGCAGATTTCAACAAAGTGGTAGTGGATGTAAAGCGCATGATAAATTCTGACGGAAAGAACCGCGTGGGTCAGGAGATCATCATTACGAATTATTAG
- a CDS encoding DNA-methyltransferase, with product MEELMRGKIQAYYGTDTKRLYLGDCLELMRKIKPESVDMIFADPPYFLSNNGITCKGGRMVSVNKASWDEGGDFKENHAFNRRWIRMCRRVLRPNGTIWISGTLHNIYSIGMALQQERYKLINNITWKKTNPPPNLACRCFTHSTETILWARKDEKKARHLFNYEQMKKMNGGKQMKDVWEGSLTRPSEKWAGRHPTQKPEYLLERIILASTEKGDVVLDPFCGSGTTGVVSGKYGRQFIGIDNNEEYLDIAKKRLDHIQEALEW from the coding sequence ATGGAAGAACTGATGCGGGGAAAAATCCAGGCATATTATGGAACTGATACAAAAAGGCTTTATCTGGGTGACTGTCTTGAGCTGATGCGGAAAATAAAGCCGGAAAGCGTTGATATGATATTCGCGGATCCGCCCTATTTTCTGAGCAATAACGGCATAACCTGCAAAGGGGGAAGAATGGTATCAGTCAATAAGGCATCCTGGGATGAAGGCGGGGATTTTAAGGAAAACCATGCTTTTAACCGCAGGTGGATCCGCATGTGCAGAAGGGTGCTTAGGCCCAACGGAACCATATGGATATCCGGTACACTGCATAATATATATTCAATAGGAATGGCGCTTCAGCAGGAGCGGTATAAGCTAATCAATAATATTACCTGGAAGAAAACAAACCCGCCGCCAAATCTGGCCTGCCGATGCTTCACCCATTCCACAGAGACGATTCTGTGGGCCAGGAAGGATGAAAAGAAAGCCAGACATCTATTTAACTATGAGCAGATGAAGAAAATGAACGGCGGGAAACAGATGAAGGATGTGTGGGAGGGAAGCCTCACCAGGCCGTCCGAAAAGTGGGCCGGCAGGCATCCCACACAAAAACCGGAGTATTTACTGGAACGAATCATTTTGGCGTCCACGGAAAAGGGCGACGTGGTATTGGATCCGTTTTGCGGTTCCGGGACAACCGGGGTGGTGTCCGGAAAGTACGGAAGGCAGTTTATCGGAATTGACAATAACGAAGAATATCTGGATATAGCGAAGAAACGTTTGGATCATATACAGGAGGCATTGGAGTGGTAA
- a CDS encoding type II restriction endonuclease, whose protein sequence is MVKRDFDAWLSKFRASISGYRYYIDFEKVVRNVEDIKIELNILNSLIGSVNIEDDFEKIITKYPETLSCIPLLLAVRSNEIYAQDEDGAFEYHFKTMNYDMDQYKIFMRKTGLFDLLQKHLVNNLVDYALGIETGLDSNGRKNRGGHQMEELVEKYIIAAGFTKDESYFKEMYLKDIEDKWDIDLSALSNEGKAAKRFDFVVKTESMIYAVETNFYSGGGSKLNETARSYKMLSQEADTIEGFSFVWFTDGIGWKSAKGNLRETFEAMEHVYNIDDMEHSVMTELLV, encoded by the coding sequence GTGGTAAAAAGAGATTTTGACGCATGGCTTAGTAAATTCCGGGCAAGCATTTCAGGGTACCGGTATTACATAGATTTTGAAAAGGTAGTCCGCAATGTGGAGGATATAAAAATCGAGTTAAACATACTAAATTCACTGATAGGTTCTGTGAATATAGAAGATGATTTTGAAAAAATAATAACAAAATATCCGGAAACCCTGTCCTGCATTCCCCTGCTTCTGGCAGTGCGGAGCAATGAAATATATGCCCAGGATGAGGACGGCGCATTTGAGTATCATTTTAAAACAATGAATTATGATATGGATCAATATAAGATATTTATGAGAAAAACAGGATTGTTTGACTTATTGCAGAAGCATCTGGTAAATAATCTGGTTGATTATGCGCTGGGGATTGAGACAGGACTTGATTCCAATGGCCGCAAGAACCGCGGCGGGCACCAGATGGAAGAGCTGGTGGAGAAATATATCATTGCCGCGGGATTTACTAAGGATGAGAGCTACTTTAAAGAGATGTACCTTAAGGATATTGAGGATAAATGGGATATTGATTTATCCGCCCTGTCCAACGAAGGCAAGGCGGCAAAGCGGTTTGACTTCGTGGTAAAAACAGAGTCCATGATTTATGCGGTTGAAACGAATTTTTACAGCGGCGGCGGCTCGAAGCTGAATGAAACGGCCAGAAGCTATAAGATGCTTTCCCAGGAGGCAGACACAATCGAAGGATTTTCTTTTGTGTGGTTTACGGATGGTATTGGCTGGAAAAGCGCGAAAGGGAATCTGCGGGAAACCTTTGAAGCAATGGAGCATGTTTACAATATTGACGATATGGAGCATTCGGTTATGACTGAGCTTCTGGTGTGA